ACGGGCCAGAGCCACGCATTTGATTTCAACGATCCCGCCCAAAGGCAGGGCCGAAACCTGCACCGCGGCGCGGGCAGGCCGGTGTCCGACCATGAATTCGTCATAAATGCCGTTGAACAGCTTGAAATTGGCCAGATCGGTCACGAACACGTCCACGCTGACGATATCCGTCGTGGAGCATCCAGCCTCGGACAAGATGGCGCCCATGTTGGACAGGGCCTGCCGCGCCTGGGCCTCAAAATCCGCGCCCGCGAACTGTCCGGTGGCGGGAACCATCCCAAGCTGACCGCTGACATACAAAAAGCCCCCGGCACGCACGGCCTGAGAATAGGGACCCACGGCGGCCGGAGCCTTGTCCGTGGCGATGAAATCGAGTTTCTGCATACACCCTCCATAGCAGAACGGCCCTCACGGGCCGTTCCGTCAAACCGCATTATGAATGAAAATAATTAGTCCAGAACCTTTTCAAGCCAGTCCAGAGCCGCCGCGACCGTAGGAAATCCGATGGTGCTGGTCAAGAGAATGACGGCGTGCCTGATTTCCTCCGCCGTGGCCCCGGCCTGAAGCGCCCGCCGGGCATGGCTGCGCACCGCGCCTTCGGAACGCATGGCGGTGGAAGCGCCGAGCTGCACAAGATGCATCTCCTTTTCGCTCAAGGGCC
This DNA window, taken from Desulfomicrobium sp. ZS1, encodes the following:
- a CDS encoding Rid family detoxifying hydrolase, producing the protein MQKLDFIATDKAPAAVGPYSQAVRAGGFLYVSGQLGMVPATGQFAGADFEAQARQALSNMGAILSEAGCSTTDIVSVDVFVTDLANFKLFNGIYDEFMVGHRPARAAVQVSALPLGGIVEIKCVALARS
- a CDS encoding carboxymuconolactone decarboxylase family protein, encoding MSTGKPKHYQKLQEMYPELIAAAEALGKAAQGAGPLSEKEMHLVQLGASTAMRSEGAVRSHARRALQAGATAEEIRHAVILLTSTIGFPTVAAALDWLEKVLD